One Tessaracoccus lacteus DNA window includes the following coding sequences:
- a CDS encoding MFS transporter → MKRSLHPAWVVAMVACLVLLGAAGFRAVPSVFMDPLHMEFGWSHGTIGLAMTVNMTLFGLFSPFAASLMDRFGMRPVVVFALTMIAAGSAFSVSMTQSWQLTLYWGVFVGLGTGSMSMAFVATVTARWFVARRGLVSGVLTAASAAGQLVFLPIIAHLTTQDGWRRAALVVAIAAAAVIPIVLVLLREHPEDLETTALGATTSDPGAPRIRSGGPRATVAALGRAARHPAFWLLAGSFAICGATTNGLIGTHFIPAATDHGMPVTTSASLLALVGVFDVVGTICSGWLTDRFNPALLLVAYYTGRGLALGFLPGLLSPDTTPSTWVFILFYGLDWVATVPPTIALCRAWFGGESPVVYGWVFAAHQLGAGVAAAGAGWIRDAFATYDPAFYIAAGLCGGAALFCLTVSRRAVPTAPSLA, encoded by the coding sequence GTGAAGAGGTCCCTGCACCCGGCCTGGGTGGTCGCGATGGTCGCCTGCCTCGTGCTGCTGGGGGCGGCCGGGTTCCGCGCCGTGCCGAGCGTGTTCATGGATCCGCTGCACATGGAGTTCGGCTGGTCGCACGGCACGATCGGGCTCGCGATGACGGTCAACATGACCCTGTTCGGGCTGTTCTCGCCGTTCGCGGCGTCGCTGATGGACCGGTTCGGCATGCGGCCCGTCGTGGTGTTTGCTCTGACGATGATCGCGGCGGGCTCGGCCTTCTCCGTGTCCATGACCCAGTCGTGGCAGCTGACCCTCTACTGGGGCGTCTTCGTCGGGCTGGGCACGGGCTCGATGTCGATGGCTTTCGTCGCGACGGTGACTGCGCGCTGGTTCGTCGCACGCCGCGGACTCGTGAGCGGCGTGCTGACCGCCGCCAGCGCGGCTGGGCAGCTCGTGTTCCTGCCGATCATCGCCCACCTGACGACGCAGGACGGTTGGCGGCGCGCGGCCCTGGTCGTCGCCATCGCCGCGGCGGCCGTGATCCCGATCGTGCTGGTCCTGCTGCGCGAGCACCCTGAGGACCTGGAGACCACGGCCCTCGGCGCCACGACGTCCGATCCCGGTGCTCCCCGGATCCGGTCCGGCGGTCCACGCGCCACCGTCGCGGCCCTCGGCCGGGCCGCCCGGCACCCGGCGTTCTGGTTGCTGGCGGGCAGCTTCGCCATCTGCGGCGCCACCACGAACGGGCTGATCGGCACGCACTTCATCCCCGCCGCCACCGACCACGGGATGCCGGTCACCACATCGGCGTCGCTGCTGGCGCTGGTCGGGGTCTTCGACGTGGTGGGCACCATCTGTTCGGGCTGGCTGACCGACCGGTTCAACCCCGCGCTGCTTCTCGTGGCCTACTACACCGGCCGCGGGTTGGCCCTCGGGTTCCTGCCCGGCCTGCTGTCCCCCGACACCACCCCGTCGACCTGGGTCTTCATCCTGTTCTACGGCCTCGATTGGGTCGCGACCGTCCCGCCGACCATCGCCCTGTGCCGCGCCTGGTTCGGGGGCGAGTCCCCCGTCGTCTACGGCTGGGTGTTCGCGGCGCACCAGCTGGGCGCGGGCGTCGCGGCCGCGGGCGCGGGCTGGATCCGCGACGCCTTCGCCACCTACGACCCGGCGTTCTACATCGCGGCCGGCCTGTGCGGCGGCGCCGCCCTGTTCTGCCTAACCGTCTCCCGTCGCGCCGTCCCGACAGCCCCGTCGCTCGCCTGA
- a CDS encoding cupin domain-containing protein: MKIIDNGPRPNAFDIETATVENTNYRTVAWTGKYLQVTLMSIPVGHSIGLEAHPETDQFLRIDKGQGRCVMGPDKDDLRFKQDVGDGWSIQVPAGMWHDVINTGQEPLQLYTVYAPTHHALGKVHATAAEAEADEEAGGDEPPTWSHQPAPDVEDKSA; this comes from the coding sequence ATGAAGATCATCGACAACGGGCCGAGGCCCAACGCGTTCGACATCGAGACCGCGACGGTCGAGAACACCAACTATCGAACGGTCGCCTGGACCGGCAAGTACCTCCAGGTCACCCTGATGTCCATCCCGGTCGGACACTCGATCGGTCTCGAGGCGCACCCGGAGACCGATCAGTTCCTCCGCATCGACAAGGGTCAGGGCCGCTGTGTCATGGGCCCCGACAAGGATGACCTGCGCTTCAAGCAGGACGTCGGCGACGGGTGGTCCATCCAGGTGCCCGCGGGCATGTGGCACGACGTCATCAACACCGGCCAGGAGCCGCTGCAGCTCTACACCGTCTACGCCCCGACGCACCACGCACTGGGCAAGGTGCATGCCACCGCCGCCGAGGCGGAGGCCGACGAGGAGGCAGGTGGCGACGAGCCGCCGACGTGGAGCCATCAACCGGCCCCCGACGTGGAGGACAAGTCGGCCTGA